The DNA region CAGTCcttaaaatacataaatatataaccaaaaattaaaatagaaaactcACGGCTTCCGGCGTGAAGCAAAACCAGCATGAGCTTCGAACTGTGAGGCGCTGACCTGCTCAAAAATGATCCAGAAGATTATGCAACCTTAGTCATAGCTTTGATAAAGGAAAGCAAAATTTCTAGTAAGTGTCGGTAAAATACCTCAGATTTACAGCATGTACAGTAGATTCCATATCCTCTCTTATAACCAACCAGCATTTTCTGCAGAAGAACATTTATGTATTGAAAAGGGGACTACTCAACTCAAAGATATCTGGGTAATTTTTAACATACTACCTTTCCCTGAGCATAGTATGAAACTTCTGTTCCATCAGGCAATACATCTTCTTCAAACACTAGTTTATGCAATCGCAAGTCCCTAGAAAGCAgaataaaaaagcaaaaaaaaaaattaggacaaAGAAATTAGATCCTACAGTAAAGAACAGAGCAGGAGTCTCTTTGTGAAAATTCATAACagtacattaaaaaaaaaaagtggatgTCATTGCGAGTCCTGCAATGtgataaaaagaaatacaCAAACTAGGACAAAGGAATTAGATCCAACATTCAAGGACGAGAGTACTAGGAGCCCCCAGTGGAAGTTCACAAACCTacttcataaataaaaaattataatcataataCAAAGCAAGTTTTAGAGTACCTACTTTCTAGTTAACCTCCCATGACTCTTGATCCGGGACGAGCTATACTTTGATGTGCTTGCCGAAGATTTTCTCACAAGGTATGCCTCTGGTGACCTGAAATTGTCAAAATAAAACTGAAAACCATATATAGGACATGAAATGGGTATCtacaaaaattaatatcaTATCAGAAGAGGAAGCAGAAGAACCGCACGCAACAATGTTCGCACTCAATGAGTGCCACTAACCTTCATTTTATCGTGCTATCCTAAATCCAATAGCAAATTGTAGACATCAAATATGTAATGAAGAACAAAATGGAAGCCATCCACCACCCACAAGCCAAATCTAAGTTCACACATTCTACTCTATCCTAACAAGAGCACGTTGACTTCACGATTAGGCAACCACTTCTATTCACTAATAACAGAGAAATACAAATTGTGCAGAGTGGATTTGGATCTAGTCATACCACTCTATGTCCTGTACTTTTGTTGATTGGTCAGTGTTATCTGGTACTTCTGTTGATTGGTCAGCAGTATCCAATGCTCTTGTTGATTGATCAGCAGTATCCAATGCTCTTGTTGATTGGTCAGTAGCATCTGATCGTTTTGTATGGTCAATAGTACATGCAAACTCTTTTGATAGGTCAGTAGTATCTGCGACTTCCCAAGCGGAAGCATAAGATTCCCTCAATTCCAAACAAATCTTACATAGTAGAGTCGTTTTCCCCCCCTCAACTTCTGTTATAGGTCCTGAAAACATAACAATGATAAACTTTTAGCATTATGCCCCAAGGAAAAGACAGATTTGCACATGCAATGTAGACAGAAAATTTTCTTACCAACCTTTGCAATTTATACAAATGGTGCACTTGTTAATGGATGAGGTACCAAGGACAGCTTGTACAGCCTCCTCCACCGTTTCCAGTGGAGAATCCTTGACTGCATTCATCACATCACGGAGGGTTCTTCCATTTTCCAGGAAAATGTACTCAGGTGGTCGTTTATTTGAACTACCAGCATGCAGCTCAAATATAGTCGGTGAGACAACCTGGATGAAAAGACAGAAACATTCATTTACCTAAGAGCAAAGTCAACTAAATGAGCAGGCAAAATTGAGATTGATCTGTCTATGGGGATGAACTAAAATGCTTACTTGAACCCCTTTGCACTTGTCACAAGAGCACAAAATCCCAGACCCTTTTATGACTCCTTGAAGACCTGTTCGTCCTTGCAGCAAGCCCTGCAAAGAGCTACTGACAAATCAAAAACCGAGAGAATCAAGCGGCCAAACTAGTTGAGAAAATACATGGCATAGGCTAATTTACCCTTGAACTCCGGGTGTACTTCACATGGAATCCCTCAAGTAAACCAGTTTCCAGAAAGTCTTTCAATGCGACAAAGGGATGCCTCAATCCAATCTTCTTCGACATTTTCATCTCTAGCTTTGTCGCGATTGCCCCTGATGGACTGACCACATTACCGAGTTTATTGTCATCGCCATTCCCAGCTGTCTTCGAAGATGCCgatcttccttttctttttgaagCAGATTTTTCCACCTCCTCCACCTTTGCTTTCAACACAGACCGAGTGAACCGTCTAGAAGGCTTCTCCGACAGGACAGACTCTTTGTTATCTTCATCGGCAATGACTGGGTTCTTCCTCAAATGGCTCTCCTTCTCTACAACTCCATCATTCCCACTGAAAACAATCGTCACTGCCTCACAAGGCCTTTCTTCACCTGAATGGCCCGTTTCAAACCCGCCCACATCGGCATCCATCGCAGCCTTTTCACTAGACAAATCTTCATGAGCTCTGTCGGGCTCGTCCTCGAGATCAACCACATCGCTCTTAGCTTCCTCTTCGCTCATCAAATCCACGGCGCCTCCCACTGATTTCTCTCCCTCCACATCCTCCAAATCGCCAGTTGCCACATTCTCACCCTCAAGGACTTTCCCGGCCCCCAAACCTAATTTCTCCGAATCACCATTGTCCTCCCCCGGACCATCAGAAGATTTCTTCAAACGCTTGTTGCAGAGACCCGAGGAGACCGGACTAGTGAGACCATCGCCCTGCGCCCTCCTCGACCGGGTCCGACCCAGTGAATCCCCGCAGATCTCAGACTGCGCCTTCAGAGCGAAGGCCAACTCGCGCTTCAGCCCCGGACGGACGTTTGAAAGAACCACGAACTCCTCCGAGTCCGTACCATTCGCCATGAAAGCGCCGGCTAAAAGACAGACGAAAATCAAGAAGACAGATGCACACGGCCCAAAAAGGGTGTGCCCACAATCAATTGTTGTCAGCTCCGAGCAAAACCGATAACCTTAAACGAATTAGGTTGCCGGGAGTTCAGATTTGAGGTTAAGACGGAAAGGTAGGGTTTCGAATCAGAGGGGGATTGAACGGAGGGAAAGGAGAAGGCTGAAGGTCGGTTTCTTCGGAGAAGAAAAAACAGAGGATGGGAAGGGGAAGGAAAGAACTCGGAGCAGAGGGACAGATGGCCCCGCAGTGTAGAATACCGAAGATACCCCTGTGCCCCGTTCACACCATTCTCCCATCTGGTGTTTGCAGTTCCAGTCCCTCATATTTTTAGCAATATTGTTGAAGTCCCCGTCAAGTGTAAAGATGTCACGACATTTTTCTTATTGGTAAGTAAAGATATGACCACATGGAGATTTTAACTCAATCAACCGTTTCATCCTTTGAGATAACAGActcgatttttttaatttgcatccgattttgttttgctttctgaattcaaatctatatatttttttaaaaaaattatatactgAGAAATATATTGTATCTAAACATATCATGTGTAGTGATGAAATATGGACATTTCAAGTTAAGAGAGAATCGATActgtatatataaaattgagaaCGCCTAATAGGTGGGATATATTTGTTGTGAAACCCTTATAATTCAGTATGGCAATCTCATTGACGATTAAATTTTCTATGTACAAAGGAGACAGAGTTATCATGAACCGCATATCTTGTGCatgcaatttcttttttcacctttttaattttcattgttCGTAAAGTCCAATCCCAAACACCTTcccaaaattaattgtaatgaAAAAACTAGTAGAATTCAAATCCCAAAGAAGTTATTCCtattaaaaagataatttgATACTTTCATAGTGTTAAGGAATGGCACATGGGATGTATTATCTCAGTAGATCAAATTGAATATCTAGCTTAATTTGggagaaaaaattgaaatattttcgtgattttcaaaatcaaaatttaaacaTTTGCTCTCatttaaataaacaaaaatgtctttttctaGCAAATTGTTTCCTCCGATAGCCTTCGAACTCCTCACATGTGATGCTTGCCCCTGGCTTTCTAATTATTTACAGTCAATGACATTGTGTCTGCTTTCGACAGACTTGTTGACACATTAATCGAAGGAAATAACAGTACTCTCAAATAAAACAATACACTTAGTAATCTTACACTTCCTTTTGAGGGGGTTTACTTGAAACGATCAACCAGATACGATATTATTAGGGGTGATCGATTATGAGGCACCATATTTTTTTCGAGATATCTGGACCTACCATATAAAGGACATGTTCCAATATTTTGAAACCGAACTCTACCCTGTTAAATCCTGGAACCAGAACCTATATTATACCACAAGTTTCGGGTATCATATTGGAGTTTGTGGTAATATTGAACTAGACAAAACAACAATCACAGTTCAAGCCAAAACTTCTCGTGTTTTAcagtaaaaaaatatgtaagtAAATGAGATTAATTGTggcaaaaaaatgaatttcatcGTCCAATAAGTTCGAGAGTTTTCTAAGGCAGaaaagactttttttttgtaactggtttatttcttttcctttttgttgcACATGAGTGTGTGGAATACTAAAAATCTTCAATTATGCCCTACAAATTATGATGAGAAGTACCAATTTGAAATCAActtgaaatggaaatgaaGATTTTGGAAGCTCTGAAGTCTGAACTATTATTTAGTTGTATTTCATCCTTGTTGATCTTTAGCTCAATAAGTATACCCTAACCTCTCTGGTTTATAAATCCGCCCTTATATCTAACCAAGACCCAATTACTTTATTGGGTTTTCCATCGGCCGTTCACCAAGACATAAGAAAAcgaaaaatcaacaaaaaaagaaactttacCCTGGTGGAGACAAAAGGGAGTCTCTGGCTTGGAGTAGGGGACGGAGCAATAGCAAGACAAAAGTCGAAAacagagagcgagagagagagtagaTGGAGATTAGATGGTCGGAGACGCCTGAATTGAGAGAAATCAAGAAAGTGAATATTAGagaagagacagagagaggagaaagggAATGGAGAGGAGATTAGGTTTACCTTTAGTTTAGTTTCAGAGTTCATTCATTCaggaactttttttttaattagtaacTATCATCCAATTCCGAAGTACCGGTTCTAAATACATTATATGTAGGACTCGAAATCGATTTTCACCGATTCCTTATTTTAGTATCCGAACTTTACCATATTTTCAGTACGAGCTACCCGAACTCTACTCTAACGGATAGGTTCCGACCGATTTCAAGTATACTCGGTATCCGTGCACGCccctatatattattaaaagcATGTGAAGGGGTGCAAATGAAGCAAATTTATCGAGAAGGGCCATGTggataattaagaaaaagctGGAGCCCATTACCACTATTTCACGAAGTTGGAGGGGGAATTGGAAATAGACAAGGGCAACAGTGTCAAACGTTGGACAAATTGATTACGGATACAGAGTAAGCCCTTCCCTTTCCTTTCTGTTGGTTTTGTGTCGtcttccttttattattttcccttccaaaaattgaattaaacgGCGCGAATTTTCGCGGCTCGGGCAACGAAAATTGCAGCCAATAGGAAATTGCCACGTTTCCATGGGATTTGCTTCCAGCTTTTACTGAGCATAGCCGCATCGGGGAAAAGGATGTTCCCTCACTCGACTTCCGTGGCGCGTTGAGTCGCCCAGCATTGTTGACCTGCtagttatatatttaatatttattttctcaaaaattcaaaaccaaaaaatgaatgattttaattataattttacaaaaaatatacattttttttgtaatattagGTTTATTCCAGAATATCCTTGCATCAGGTTAATAACTTACCTCATAAGCACAAAATGAACAAGTATATTATCTTGATGGCCGTTGCATTAACAGTTGTCGACGCgtaaattttatcaattatgATATTATCAAAAAACGTATGATTATGATGATAATTCACCATATATTGACAAAATATACAAGTACATTATACAAATGACCGTTGTACCGATAATTGTCAATGTGTaaatattatctttttctaagcaaattaaattgattactATAATAATTCATTCCATAAATGATGAAATAAACAAGTACATTATGCAGATGTTGTATCGACAGCTGTCAGCACATTAAACATTATCATTTTCTGAGCACATTAAAAACTAAATATTTTCACTACATGGAAACAAGTCGATTTTAATTGTGTAAGCGATTAATGGTCCAGATGATTAGGAAATAAAATGCAGAGTTTTGGTAAAATGAGTCGAAAAATATGTAATCTTTCCTATTTTAAATGAACaaccttaaaaaaattaacaatacTTTGTAATACTAAcatgattaaataaattaatcctAAGAAGTTTTGACTAGTGGTTAAGAAAGAGTTCATATATCCATCCGATCCTGAATTCGAAACTCCTTGGAGCCACCGGAGTTCCCTTTGCGTGATTATTTATCCCATGCGTTATCAGGGTTCACGAAGGCCTAAGATTAGTCGGGCAAAACCTAATCACTCAgtcatcaaaataaattattaaataaatttatacaaAAAGTAGTATAATGTTATTAGTATTAGCGTCAGATACTTGAGCGATGCCGCAGgtcaagaaattttttgatCAATTTTATGGTCTATCATAGTAGCTTGTGTAATAATATTCATTGTTATTAAACTAATGataaaattacttatatttaaaaattacaaactCTTGATGATAGTAAATAATCTAGATTTTCAATAAGTATTGTGCTAATTATTGTTTCATAATGTGTAAAATTCAACATTACTTCCGGCTAATCTTAATTTGaattatcaatattttttgttaGAAAATGGTGATCGAAATATAAAAGGTCTTAAGTGGTTCGTTAATTTTGAGTGGACGAACTTTACTTGCAGTAGGGATTCGATATTTATTGAAAGCATCTCGTTGTTACAGTTATAATCGTACGTTTCATTGAAAAAGTAAGGACATTTTTTAAAgtcacaaataaaaatatatgactTAAATTCGGTGATAAATTCAAATAGGGTTTTTGACCAAGGTAGGTTGATTTTACGTAATTCGATGCTTGTTTTCTCAAGCAAAATCTCGAGTGCAGGTTTTGTAATCAACGAATATTTTTATGATCGCAAGAGATTCATCCCTTAGTGAGTCACACCTTGCCTGAACTTAAATAAATCAGACCAATTGAATTTGCTGGATAGAAGGTAGCGTAAAAAAAAGTTCGTATGCTTAAATTAGATAAAAAGATTTGGAATAtcgtaaaagaaaaaatgatcGAGCTTAGATATAAGACTCATTGAATTTCAGGATAATAGGTGATGCACACCGGGAAAAAAGCTTTGTATTTACAATTAAAGCtatatttgaattaaaaaaaattaattataaaagaattataaaatattaaaaagttttttgttaaaaaaaaagaattacggGGGTCCCTGGCTTCTTACGTACCAGCTTTAATTGTTTTATATAATGTGATGTAATTTGAACaagtttttgtaatttgtttcATCATTCATGGTTCCTAACCtaagaaatttataatttactGAAATTCAagctgtaaaataaaaaaaggaaaaattgaatcGATTTAAACCATTTacttttggattttttttcttcaaggccttttctattttatttaaagggtaaattgcactggtggtccaaaatgttttacaaatgtttcattatggtccaaaaagtttttttcccttcatgatggtacaaaattttcaaagttattttatgatagtacaaaccgtcaattggtCCTAACGccattaacattttgctgacgtggtgAGTcatatgtgtcacttttgttacgtggaaccaatcatagtgtgCAACGTCatttaagataaaataaaattttaaaaaatccaaaaaaacaaaaaataattaaaaaaatacaaaaaagagtaaaaattttgaaaaaaataaaaaatatttttaaaaaatttaaattttttaaaattttttaaaaaatacaaaaaataataaaaaataaaaaagagtaaaaatttagaaaaaaataaaaaattattttaaacttttgaaaattttaaaattatttttaaaaaatttaaaatttaaataatttttatttttaaaaataattttataaaatttataaaattttataaaaaatttaaaatttaaaatttatattaaattattttaaatttaatattaaaattattttaaatttaaaataataaaattttattttaaattttaaattttaaatttaaattttaaattaaaagtttaacattatttttaaaatttttaaaattttaaaatttttagaattattttaaattttttgactacgtcagcaaggaggtgacacgtagtagcccCGTCAGcatcggcttgacggcgtcaagctcgagttgatgatttgtaccatcatgaaacaactttgaaacattttgtaccattatgtagcgaaaaaaactttttaaaccataatgaaatatttgtaaaatattttggaacACCAATGCAATTTATCCTTATTTAAAAGAGTAAAGTGTAATTTGCCCTTGATCATAGGGGCTAGTAGGGAAGTGCTTCctaactttttaaattttgcataATGCCCCCCGATCGCCTTGAAGAATGAGCACTTTGCTTCCTTCGATCACTTTTCCCGTCAAAACGTATTACATGCGTGGCATGTGATATTTTTTAGAGACAAAAAAGTCCATCaatgatttgaaaaaaaaaagaaaaaaagataggCGCTAAATTCCAATGACCCAATCTCCACCTCCTACCTCAGCCCTCGTTGAGGTGCAAAATTGCCGCATAATAGACAAATTTAAAACAAGTATTTCATCTTACCCTAATTTCCATTGGAAtagttttatgatttttttttaagtaaaagaagataaatcataaaagcaatctttctttcttctcaaATTGCCGCATCATAGACAAATTTGAAACTTGCGTTTCCTCCTACCCTTGATTTCCATTAGCTTTAATTTTGGTAATCATAACTGACTCTGAAGAAACACGTGAGTACCTTATAGAATTAATGTGCTTTCAAACAATGTTATGAACTGCCATATAACAATATAGTATTTCtatacattttaaaaaaacaaattttaaatcGAGAACTAGTTTTTTTTCCCGTGTGTTGCAAGgttcatattcatatatttctctatcatttttattgtgattatatatatttttaaacatgaattatcttataaaaaataataataataattttcaacttttaattttaatatataaataataatattcattaattttttaataaaaacttattacaataataatttccaTTCAATTAACGTGCAtcacatttttaaattaaccGCTACTATAAATTTAtcacatatattaagttttgtaaatagaatataaatttttatttttaaaacacTGTTTATAACATCcttatctttatattttattttattttatatcaattaatagaattatgttatatatttattcttcTATAGGATCatgataattttagaaattccatatatcatcaatttttttgtagtgtttatatcatttggtattttatatatatgatcatttTAACACacatacacaaatatatatatcctttcttataacatttttttaacatttttgaAACATGTATTTGCTCtttaacacaataaaatatgttgAAAGTTAATTTGAAGTTTCATTCGATaatgaattaataaaattagactaattttgaatggtttgataaatattttttaactaaTGGTCTCAAtgctttatatatttatttaatcgtTCAATGTATAATATgcatatttttgtaaatatattCAAACAAAATTGGTTACGTACTttttaaatacaaaatttgatgacattcttatttcaaatatataatttttgctttttatattcaataaatttacctttataataaaatatactcgaaattaatttgaagtttCATTCTATaatcatttaataaaattagactaattttcaATGATTCTATAAATATTTTCCAACTAATGGTCTCAAGGCATTATATGTTtatctaataattttataatttacatatttttataaatattcacAAAAACTGATTACATTTTTTTGAAGTACAAAATTTGATGAcggcatttattttttatttttttatattaccataatttcatatattacaataatttacccttataataatagaaattaggttaatatctaattaaataattaatttttagtatAATTAATTGCCacttaatttttgaattgggtcTTTTCTAATAAGCTGAAAAGATATTGGGTTTGATTTTATTAAATCAATtctcttaaatttttaatatattatattatacaaataattttttctattaatgAGAGAGTATTTATTACAATATGAtacaattttacttatatgtATGGATGGATTGGATGTTTTCATGTACAGTTTGTTGAACGGGACAACGAAAACCAACACGGCTGACCTATTGCTTTTTCTATCAACCTTTAGGAAATCAATCAAGTAGAGAAACCCTAATCAATTTGCAGTGGTACAATAACAAAAACGGCAATGAGATTTAACATGAAAACCTCCTGGGTGTGAGGAGTAAAATCACGGCCCGAGAGCTCCCACAAATCTTCTGCTATCATCCGATAACGGGAATACACAAGGAGCTCTTCTCTAGCAATCAACAACTAGAGGCATACAACCACTCATTGGGCTCAACACTCATCAAGAATCAAATTCTTGGCAACCACAACTAATCATGGTTGTTAGAAttgcgattcgaatcgtagaatcttacgattctacgattcaaggggTGGTTACCGATTCCGATTCTATAGCATGAATCGGAAAGGTAGAATCGTAactgaatcgcgattcgaatcgcagaatcgtagaatcagaccgattctacgattctagtTTCAACCCACAGTCATATGCCCCCTCCCTCTCCCCCTTATCTCTCTCATTGTGCAACAGTATTGCTCATCggttctcttattttataaaaagtttaaaatttgtCTCCTGACTGTAAGTGATAGGGACTTGGAAAGTTTCTAGAACTGCTTCGAATTGAGTTCCGGCCAATTCCTGATTGTCGTATGGTTTGAGATGATTTAGGCTGAAATTTTTTCGACTTTTTTAGATGCAAAGATGATTCCAAGAAGGAATAGACCAAGAAGAAGTTAGGGAGAAAAAATAACTTCGCCTATAAGATCCGCGAACACGGtactatatcaattttcatttgaggTTTATcaccgaattttttttttcatttgaggTTGTTATAGTGGGAGCGCGCTCTTGTGAAGACTAAGTACCATCTGATTTTGACGAACGAAATAGAAAGCAAcaagatttatcatttgatgtTTACTTCTACTATTTTTGACATGAGATTtgatgtgtgtatatatatatatgctttttttttaattataggtagaatcttacgattcacgattcgattttacgattcacgattccacGACCCTcaaccgattctaggtagaatcgcgattctgacaaccttgcaACTAATCAATATAAATTAGCACTTGAGTTGAAAGGATTTCACTAAAATAGAGGGCAAAATAATGAGACTTAAGACGTAGGCAGTAGGTCTCCTTTTCTGGTCTCTACCATTCAGATTGAAGAACATGAGTCCGGAACATTCACTCAAATGCTGAGCTCGATCCAACGGTGAACGAATTTAGAACAGTGTTTTTCTGAAACTGTCACAGCCGATCTGCACTGCTTCTGTTTTGCTGAACGTCTCCCTGCTGCTGCTACACGAAAATCAGCAGATATGTTGCCCTAATAACTCCTTCGATGTGGGTGATCTCCAAAATTGTTCATGGGTTTAAACCCGACAACCATCCATGTGAAAATAAATGCACACAGGTTTGGGCTGCTCTTaagagaaaccggcccaacacAATCATGGTTCTTTGCCATTGGAAAAGCAATTAAAGGTGGAACCCCAAAAATTCGAAAAGATCTTAGATACCTTGTATGTTCTCGTATTATAAGTTTTAACGTAATATGCAGGGATCATGCCAGAGTAGGATCCCCAATTTCTTTGATTAGGAGACTCCATTCGTTCAAGCAAAATGCACCACATTAGATTTTCGGAAATTTTAGGAGCATTTAATTGATCGAACGTTCATGtccttatattatataaagagGACATTTCTTCTATCG from Punica granatum isolate Tunisia-2019 chromosome 3, ASM765513v2, whole genome shotgun sequence includes:
- the LOC116201277 gene encoding uncharacterized protein LOC116201277 — translated: MANGTDSEEFVVLSNVRPGLKRELAFALKAQSEICGDSLGRTRSRRAQGDGLTSPVSSGLCNKRLKKSSDGPGEDNGDSEKLGLGAGKVLEGENVATGDLEDVEGEKSVGGAVDLMSEEEAKSDVVDLEDEPDRAHEDLSSEKAAMDADVGGFETGHSGEERPCEAVTIVFSGNDGVVEKESHLRKNPVIADEDNKESVLSEKPSRRFTRSVLKAKVEEVEKSASKRKGRSASSKTAGNGDDNKLGNVVSPSGAIATKLEMKMSKKIGLRHPFVALKDFLETGLLEGFHVKYTRSSRGLLQGRTGLQGVIKGSGILCSCDKCKGVQVVSPTIFELHAGSSNKRPPEYIFLENGRTLRDVMNAVKDSPLETVEEAVQAVLGTSSINKCTICINCKGPITEVEGGKTTLLCKICLELRESYASAWEVADTTDLSKEFACTIDHTKRSDATDQSTRALDTADQSTRALDTADQSTEVPDNTDQSTKVQDIEWSPEAYLVRKSSASTSKYSSSRIKSHGRLTRKDLRLHKLVFEEDVLPDGTEVSYYAQGKKMLVGYKRGYGIYCTCCKSEVSASQFEAHAGFASRRKPYLNIYTSNGVSLHELSVTLAKTRRLSITDNDDLCSICSDGGELLCCDTCPRAFHLGCIHLSRLPTGGWNCKHCENMFQKEKFVESNANALAAGRIAGADAIQQITNRCIRIVKTPETDSGGCALCRGHGFARSGFGPRTVIICDQCEKEFHVGCLRDHKIANLKELPEGKWFCCSDCERIHSALESYVVRGDEKLPDSLLDVIRMKLEEKGSMSLSNLDIRWRVLNAEMDSSAESKRLLAKSVSIFHERFDPITESTNGQDLITAMVNGKKYKGQELSGMFCIILLLNREVVSAGLLRVFGGEVAELPLVATSSDCQGLGYFQSLFACMERLLASFHVKKLVLPAAEEAESIWTKKFGFDKVTPEELMELRKKHHNMMIFQGTSVLQKSIPGPTVDSGSQRKAE